TAGCAATATCCACCCCTGTTTCAATGGTCTCTGGGATAACCTCTGCCACCAGAAACGGTGTTCTCATCAAAGGAGGGGAATATGTGGAGGAAATGAAGAAGGTGAAGGTGATGGTCTTTGATAAAACCGGAACATTAACTGAAGGCCAACTGGAAGTGACAAACATCATCAACTTCAATAATAGTTCTAAAGATGAGATTTTAACTATTGCTGCTTCCCTTGAATCCCATTCCAAACATCCCCTGGCCAAAGCCATACTCCAAAGGGCAAAAGATGATGATTTGAAGCTGGAAGAGGTTCATAACTTCAAATCCATCACTGGAATCGGTTTAAAGGGTAAAATCAATGGAAATCAATTCCAAGTGGGAAATAAAAGCCTTTTTGAAAATTCAATCTTGTTAAGTGATCATAAATCTCCGGATGGAAAGATTCGGGAAATAAATGAAGAATATGAAAAAGAAGGTAAAACCACAATCCTGGTTGGAAATGAAACTGCAATCATCGGTTTAATCGTTTTGGCAGATCGAATCAGGGATAATGCTAAAAAAACAGTTGAATATCTTAAAAACAATGGTATCAGGATTGTTATGTTAACTGGGGATAACGAGTGCACTGCCAAGAGAGTAGCATCCCATTTAGGATTGAATGAATATTACCACAGTCTCCTACCAGATGATAAGGTGCAAAAAATTGATGAACTGGTTAAGTCCCATGGGCACGTGGTCATGGTGGGTGATGGGGTTAATGATGCACCAGCCCTGGCAAGAGCCAATATAGGAATTGCTATGGGGGCAGCTGGTTCTGATGTGGCCATTGAAAGTGCAGATATCGCTTTGATGCATGATGATCTATCCAAACTGGAATATCTACTGAAACTCAGCCGGAAAACAATGGGTGTGGTGCAGCAGAACGTGGCATTATCCATAGTAGTGAAAAGTTCCTTCGCCTTATTTGCAGTTCTGGGATTTGTAACCTTATGGATGGCAGTGGGTATAGGGGATATGGGCCTCAGCCTGGCAGTTATATTAAACGCCATTAGAATTGGGAGTGGAAAGATTCAATGAATATTTTTCACTAATCCTATTCATCTTTCACTAATCCCTTATTCTGCCACCTATATTTCATTTTAACTTTGGGATTTTCATGCCTTTTAGGGGTTAATCAGGCTTTACTTGCCCTGATGAAGTCCTGAAGCTTGTCTTTGGCTTTTCCTTTCTCCACAATTTCCCGGGCTATTCCGACTCCCTCCTTCAGGTCCGAAGCTTTCCCTCCCAGGAAGATAATTGCACCAGCATTGGCTAAACATATATCCATCCTGGCCTTTTCCGTTGGGTTGGTATTTTTCCCTCCCAGCACATCCTGAGCAATTTGAAGGTTTTCCTCTAAAGTATCCCTGGCCCTGATCTGTTTTTTATCAGCCATTTCCAGTCCAAAATCTTCAGGATACAAATCTGACAATGTTATTTCTCCATCTTCTAGGATAGCGGCATGGGTCTTTCCA
This DNA window, taken from Methanobacterium subterraneum, encodes the following:
- a CDS encoding heavy metal translocating P-type ATPase; the protein is MSEDNHQNQQRDSKNDSSDTCTCCGGDPYGEKQPRWKNKPLAIILTSAVIFIVGIILERFMNQGLLAELAFLAVVAVAGFEIINGAFKGLSKLRFNMNLLITIAAAGAFLIGHGEEGAAVMFLFYVAEFLEDYASERAQRSIAALLKLAPETAHVIRNGHEMEIHTHAVNLDELVVIRPGDKVPLDGLVVRGISAVDQSPITGESMPVTKRKGDQVFAGTINTEGYLEIRVNRKSNETIISRIIELVRQSKEKKSRTESFIDRFASYYTPAVILIAILVATLPPFLLGMSFNDWFYRALVLLVVSCPCALAISTPVSMVSGITSATRNGVLIKGGEYVEEMKKVKVMVFDKTGTLTEGQLEVTNIINFNNSSKDEILTIAASLESHSKHPLAKAILQRAKDDDLKLEEVHNFKSITGIGLKGKINGNQFQVGNKSLFENSILLSDHKSPDGKIREINEEYEKEGKTTILVGNETAIIGLIVLADRIRDNAKKTVEYLKNNGIRIVMLTGDNECTAKRVASHLGLNEYYHSLLPDDKVQKIDELVKSHGHVVMVGDGVNDAPALARANIGIAMGAAGSDVAIESADIALMHDDLSKLEYLLKLSRKTMGVVQQNVALSIVVKSSFALFAVLGFVTLWMAVGIGDMGLSLAVILNAIRIGSGKIQ